From a single Apium graveolens cultivar Ventura chromosome 2, ASM990537v1, whole genome shotgun sequence genomic region:
- the LOC141706699 gene encoding uncharacterized protein LOC141706699: MVRISFRRILRNPSTIKDSLLLTFILLLLFLHLNHITTHLDPTTATLPHPQVDPTTLPHLLFSIASSSTSLPKRIPYIRLWYNPNTTRAFIFVDHKISNVFSGVPQVRVSAPTDSFAYTFPKGFRSAIRVARIVKEAVELNESDVRWFVFGDDDTVFFVDNLVKCLGKYDHEKWYYIGSNSESFEQNDKYAFGMGFGGGGFAISYGLGRVLARVLDSCLVRYSHLYGSDSRIYSCLIELGVELTREPGFHQVDVRGDLFGMLTSHPLSPLLSLHHFDAIDPIFPKMNQIQALEHLFKAANVDPARTLQQTVCYDRSNSLTVSVAWGYAVQVHEANVLLPDLLPVQRTFRPWRRGKDTSSSHYMFNTREYFRDPCKRPAVYFLNSVTPFKSGVYTDYLRHNFGVCSEPDIIQNLKSIRIISHTLYLDPEQMKAPRRQCCNILSVSSNMLVAEIKKCGADELISMQN, from the exons ATGGTGAGAATCTCATTCAGGAGAATCTTGAGAAACCCAAGTACAATCAAAGATTCTCTTCTCCTCACTTTTATTCTCCTCCTCCTCTTTCTCCATCTCAACCACATCACCACCCACCTGGACCCCACCACCGCAACCCTACCCCACCCTCAAGTAGACCCCACCACCCTACCCCACCTCCTCTTCTCCATAGCCTCTTCTTCAACTTCCCTCCCGAAACGCATCCCTTACATTCGTCTGTGGTACAATCCTAATACTACTCGTGCATTCATTTTTGTTGATCATAAAATATCAAACGTTTTTAGTGGTGTTCCTCAAGTTCGTGTCTCGGCACCTACTGATTCTTTTGCTTATACGTTTCCTAAGGGCTTTCGCTCCGCTATTCGTGTTGCTAGGATTGTTAAGGAAGCTGTTGAATTGAATGAGAGTGATGTGAGGTGGTTCGTGTTTGGAGATGATGATACGGTCTTTTTTGTCGATAATTTGGTGAAATGTTTAGGGAAGTATGATCATGAGAAGTGGTATTATATTGGGAGTAATTCGGAGAGTTTCGAACAAAATGATAAGTATGCATTTGGTATGGGGTTTGGTGGGGGAGGATTTGCGATTAGTTATGGTTTAGGGAGGGTTTTAGCTAGGGTTTTAGATTCGTGTCTTGTGAGGTATTCTCATTTGTATGGGAGTGATTCGAGAATTTATTCTTGCTTGATTGAGCTTGGTGTTGAGTTGACTCGTGAGCCGGGATTTCATCAG GTTGATGTCCGGGGAGATCTGTTTGGAATGCTTACATCGCATCCGTTATCACCTCTCCTCTCACTCCATCACTTTGATGCCATTGATCCAATTTTCCCAAAAATGAACCAGATTCAAGCGCTAGAACATCTGTTCAAAGCTGCAAATGTAGATCCTGCCAGAACTTTGCAGCAAACTGTTTGCTATGATCGTTCTAACTCACTGACTGTATCAGTTGCTTGGGGTTATGCTGTTCAGGTTCATGAAGCCAATGTGCTCCTTCCAGACCTTCTTCCTGTACAGAGAACATTTAGACCATGGAGAAGGGGTAAAGATACTTCCTCCAGCCATTATATGTTCAACACAAGAGAATATTTCCGTGACCCTTGCAAAAGACCCGCTGTCTATTTCCTAAATAGTGTTACCCCATTTAAAAGTGGTGTTTATACCGACTATTTAAGGCACAATTTCGGTGTTTGCTCAGAACCTGACATTATACAGAATTTGAAAAGCATCAGAATTATCTCTCATACACTATATCTTGATCCTGAACAG ATGAAGGCACCTCGTCGTCAGTGTTGTAACATTTTATCAGTTTCCAGCAACATGCTAGTTGCTGAGATAAAAAAATGCGGCGCTGATGAATTGATATCTATGCAGAACTAG